CAATCTTCCAAATCGAAATATTTATCTAACAGCGCAACCACAAAACTCcctaaaatattaacaaaattgaaCGCTTTAGGTGATACACTCGTTACCTTCACACCTTGTAGAAAATTAAGGGAGAATGCTtaggcaaattaaaataaattagtatGCACTGTCAAGCGCCTTTTACATGTTTGTTTAGTATAAAAGAGTTCACATTCATTTATCACGTTAACATGTTTTAATAACTTGATTTTTAGCTAACCACCtattcataaatttattttctacaCCATCTTGCTCAACAGCTTTTTAGTGCGTTTTACACAGTAGTTTGCTCAAAGAATTAAAAGTCAATAACAATTACATCTGAAGCATAACTGCCCAGTGGAATTTAAAAGGTCTATGAGCATACTTCGCACAATGCGAAGATGATGAAGCATTTATTGGGGACTTTTCTCATGCGGGGGACCACCTCGTTCCACATCACTTCGCACTTACTCCcattccaattccaatcccaatcccaaggGCTAGTGGGCAGACTTTGCCGCAGGGCATGTATTCGGGTAATTGTTATAGAATCACTTGATTGCTACAACATGTAGGAACATGTGTTGTTGGTGGAGGCGGGCGTTTAATTAGCTGCTTTGGCTTTCGAGTGATTTTGGGCGCTCTCAATGACGCTCTGCCTCCTATCATCTGTCACCTGGTTCTGTGGGTGAAACTACAGGGAACTGATTTACGGCTATGACTTGCGGTGCTTGACTTTCTCGGTCGACTTCGCTGCTTTAGTTATCGCATGAAAAGCGATTTTTCCAGCGTAATAACGGTCGCGTGGCGAATTCAGTTGGTTTCCGGCGATCGAGCAGGAAACACCTAAACAAAGTATTTCTAACACATCCCTCGCCATGTCCAAGGGATCGGTATTGCCACAATATATTGCCGGCTTGTCGGCCAGCTTTGGTGCCCTCTGCATGGGGGCCTCCATCGGTTGGTCCTCGCCCGTAGAGAATATGATCTCGGTGAACACGGACTACGGATTTCCCATTAGCTCCAGTCAGTTCGGCTGGGTATCCTCGCTGCTGACTCTCGGCGCCACCGTAATCTGCATACCCATTGGGTTTGCCATCGATTGGATCGGAAGGAGACCCACCATGTTGGCCTTAATTCCACCGTACATGGTGGGCTGGGTGCTGATGCTGTTCGCCAATAACGTGACCATGCTGTACTTCGGACGATTCATCCTTGGCATGTGCGGCGGAGCCTTCTGCGTGACTGCACCCATGTACTGTACGGAGATTTCAGCAACGGCCCTGCGAGGCACCATCGGATCCTTTTTCCAGCTGCTGATTGTGTCGGGCGTGTTGTACGGCTATTTGGTGGGTGCCTTCCTGCCCCTGCTCACCATCAACATCCTGTGCGCCATTCTGCCCGTGATCTTTGCCGTCGTGCACTTCTTCATGCCGGAATCCCCCGTCTACCTGGCCATGAAGGGCCGCAACGATGATGCCGCCAAGTCCTTGCAGTGGCTGCGCGGCAAGGATGCCGATATCGATGATGAGCTCAAGGAGATCCTGGAGGAGTCCCAGAAGCAGATTGATTTGCCAAAGGTTAGTTAACATTCCTCTAGTGACCAATCAAAATCGATCGATATTGAAAacatgagggaaatagttaTAATTTGTATCGCAAAAGGGAGACCTTGAccaactttattatttattacttaCATTATCACATAATCGGAAGTTATTTACTTACCCTGATAAAAGAAACGTTGTAAATTCCGAATTATCGCATTGAATCTAAATAATTTCGATTCGGGTTTCATTTATAAGAgatttaaataacttttggtagcttaatattacatttaaacaTGAGATTTTTTATTCAAGAAGAGTAAAAATGCTTCAATTATGTTTCGTTCTTTTGCCTTGATTCAAGAAACTTATTATTTGATCATGCAACTAAtatgttttgcattttgtaatCAGTGCAGGTGATAACACTTATCATACCCAATAAACACATTGATTTGGTTAGGTTTatataatcatataaataatatacgaGATCAAGATTAGCAAATAGCTCACTatcattattttcattgcaGGTCAACATTCTGTCCGCCCTTCGTCGCCCCATCGTCCTGAAGGGTCTTGGAATCGCTGTGCTTCTGCAGGTTTTCCAGCAGTGGACGGGAATCAACGCCATCCTCTTCTACTCCACCTCCATTTTCGAGGATACGGGCTCTGGCATAAGTGGCAGCGATTCTACGCTTATCATTGGAGTCACCCAAGTGACCAGCACACTGGTGGCCGTGGCCATTATCGACAAGGCTGGCCGTCGCATCCTGCTCGTGATCTCCGGTATCCTGATGGCCATATCCACTGCTCTGATGGGCGTTTACTTCCAGCTTAAGGAGAGCAATCCAGGCTCAATGGACAACTTCGGCTGGCTGCCGATCAGCAGTATCTGCATCTTCATTGTCTTCTTTTCGATTGGATTTGGACCGGTGCCGTGGCTGGTGATGGCGGAACTCTTCTCGGAGGATGTGAAGAGTGTGGCAGGATCGATTGCCGGCACCAGCAACTGGCTGTCGGGCCTCCTGGGCACGCTGCTCTTCCCAATCCTCAAGAACGCGATCGGGGCGGGTCCAACCTTCTGGATCTTCACCGTGATCGCGGTCCTCTCCTTCTTCTACTCGCTGTTCTTCGTGCCGGAGACCAAGGGCAAGACGATAATCGAGATCCAGGACATGCTGTCCGGAGGAAAGGGTGTCAAGAGTGAGGACAAGAGCCAGACGTGAGAATGTCACGTAGTCGTAGCGATACTTTTTCATAGTCTCTGTAAGCCAATAAGAAAATGTTATGTATAAGAAGTGGCAATCATAATCaataaagtaaaacaaacTTGTATATAAACTATCAAAATTTTCGTACAGTTCCGTACATTTCTGTCTGTAGTTTCTTAAGTACTTCAATTAGACACGACAACTAGCTTTCATTTTGATAAGATTTCAAGAGTATCAATAGTAGAGTATAAATTGAAGCCAACTTTATTCTAAGGAAGCTCTAGATACACTGTATATGGTATGGGCAATTATGACAAGATGTATTCTAAAGCATTATGGTTTGCTTAATTAATCATTTATAATGTATTTCACGAATTCTTACATATGAACTTACACTAACACTATGAACTTACACATATAAACTTACACtcaaaagaaaataacataaagaatccttattatttttttgtgacttACATTAAAAAAACTGATTCCGGAGTACTAATTACTCTACTGCTCATTAACATTGCATTACTAGCGACCAAATctcataaaatgtaattatgtTGCAGTTTGTAGCAGTAATTTGttcgaaatatttaagtgATAAGAAAACGGAACCGCCCTGCATAGTGTGACCAGTCCTTGTCAAACACAATTCGCAATTCGCTCAAGGCATTCAATAAGAACCGCTGGCCAGTCTGTCGTCTTGGGCTGTTTTGTTCTTTGTGTTTGACTGACAACTTTATTTTCCTCTGTCAATTTATTGATAGTTCTTCATTTAAGGAAGTGTTACCTCGAGAATAGTGTCCCCAATAGAGTCCAGTTTGACTGCAAGTGGCGTGGGAAGAAAGATATATTGCCAATCAGCTAGTTGCCAGCCACCCTACCGGCTTCCGACGTAATTTCATAAAACGGGGAAACACACGGTTACAATCCGACATAGAAGTCCGTGTGCTAAGGAATTCAATTGGAACTGGCCACGTCAGCTATACCGAGCCAAACCCAGTGGATTCTGTAACCATGAGCGGCGATATGGAAGAGGTGGTATTAAAGGTAATATACTTGCATCCACAACCGCATATTCCACAAAAAATCCGTAAAATCCCGACCAGCCTCGCAGCTACCAACTTCGCTTGGTCGACCACCTAACGAAGCACAATGGCATTGTCTACCTGCCCACAGGATCTGGGAAGACGTTCGTGGCCCTTTTGACCCTCAAGCGCTTTTCCCAGGA
This sequence is a window from Drosophila teissieri strain GT53w chromosome 2R, Prin_Dtei_1.1, whole genome shotgun sequence. Protein-coding genes within it:
- the LOC122612183 gene encoding facilitated trehalose transporter Tret1 — translated: MSKGSVLPQYIAGLSASFGALCMGASIGWSSPVENMISVNTDYGFPISSSQFGWVSSLLTLGATVICIPIGFAIDWIGRRPTMLALIPPYMVGWVLMLFANNVTMLYFGRFILGMCGGAFCVTAPMYCTEISATALRGTIGSFFQLLIVSGVLYGYLVGAFLPLLTINILCAILPVIFAVVHFFMPESPVYLAMKGRNDDAAKSLQWLRGKDADIDDELKEILEESQKQIDLPKVNILSALRRPIVLKGLGIAVLLQVFQQWTGINAILFYSTSIFEDTGSGISGSDSTLIIGVTQVTSTLVAVAIIDKAGRRILLVISGILMAISTALMGVYFQLKESNPGSMDNFGWLPISSICIFIVFFSIGFGPVPWLVMAELFSEDVKSVAGSIAGTSNWLSGLLGTLLFPILKNAIGAGPTFWIFTVIAVLSFFYSLFFVPETKGKTIIEIQDMLSGGKGVKSEDKSQT